From a region of the Daphnia pulicaria isolate SC F1-1A chromosome 1, SC_F0-13Bv2, whole genome shotgun sequence genome:
- the LOC124320727 gene encoding angiotensin-converting enzyme-like yields MDHRLALFHLVLLFLVTCQVSPSPKNQQLEDYRNSADKWLSKVNQKLEKAANRHATLSWQIHTNRTTLAVKELSREERSRSKFNAKLCEERKRWAVGLLSRRQQRMMARLCHGTRLNEEQTKMLVETSSRLQAIYSEAVVNVAGYNYTGESEIKDVMAKTRDYSTLLEAWSGWRNAVGPPSKQLFSRMIEINNLGVQSAGFHDTSETWKNELGISNLEKIVDDLYATIQPLYVQLHAFVRGRLAAIDKTGVVHSDRPLPAHVLGNMWAQNWEPILPQLLPTAALSGGEDATQVLRRRYSSFNQLVEVAQDFFLSLGFQPLPPTFWTRSQFVRPNDGRKPVCHGSATDFYSQEDVRLLMCGKINEDDFYTLHHEMGHLYYFLTYSHQPFLFRSGASSAFHEAIGDTIIYAAMATKHRHRLGFVSTGNKTNPKDLDIINLLRQALVKIPILPFSLALEKWRWGVMAGQIKPNQYNQAWWNLKLKYQGIVPPIERSEKDFDPASKFHIISNTPYIRYFLSSVLQVQIFQALCEASGQGPRFGKPLNQCDIYGSIEAGNRLREMMSLGSSHPWNVALKVLTLEENPKIDAQPLMDYYQPLHEWLVIENRRLNYTIGFD; encoded by the exons ATGGATCATCGATTAGCTCTGTTCCACTTAGTGCTCCTTTTCTTAGTCACTTGTCAGGTGTCACCATCCCCAAAAAATCAACAACTCG aAGATTATCGTAATTCAGCTGACAAATGGTTATCAAAAGTTAACCAAAAGCTCGAGAAAGCGGCAAATAGGCATGCGACTTTATCGtggcaaattcacaccaacaGAACGACATTAGCCGTTAAAGAATTGAGTAGAGAAGAGCGATCCCGATCGAAATTCAATGCCAAATTATGTGAGGAACGGAAGAGATGGGCTGTAGGACTATTAAGTCGAAGACAACAGAGAATGATGGCTCGATTATGCCATGGAACACGATTAAATGAAGAACAAACTAA aatGTTGGTAGAAACTTCGTCACGATTGCAAGCAATCTATTCCGAAGCAGTCGTCAACGTGGCCGGTTACAATTACACTGGCGAAAGTGAGATTAAAGACGTCATGGCCAAAACCCGAGATTATTCCACTTTACTTGAAGCTTGGTCCGGTTGGCGAAATGCTGTTGGGCCGCCATCTAAGCAATTATTTAGTCGCATGATTGAAATCAACAACTTGGGGGTCCAATCAGCAG GTTTTCACGATACAAGTGAAACATGGAAGAATGAACTGGGAATCAGTAACTTGGAAAAAATTGTGGATGATCTATATGCAACAATTCAACCTTTATACGTTCAGCTGCATGCATTTGTTAGAGGTCGCTTGGCTGCCATCGACAAAACAGGAGTGGTTCATTCAGATCGTCCTTTGCCCGCTCATGTTTTAg GAAATATGTGGGCGCAAAACTGGGAACCGATTTTACCACAGTTGCTACCAACCGCAGCGCTTTCGGGAGGGGAAGATGCCACACAAGTTTTGCGCAGGCGCTATTCATCATTCAACCAACTGGTGGAAGTGGCGCAAGATTTTTTCCTATCGTTAGGCTTTCAACCACTTCCGCCCACTTTTTGGACTCGCTCGCAGTTTGTTCGACCTAATGATGGTCGGAAACCAGTTTGTCACGGTTCCGCCACGGATTTCTACTCTCAGGAAGACGTTAG acttttgatgtgCGGGAAAATTAACGAAGATGATTTCTACACCCTTCATCATGAAATGGGCCATTTATATTACTTTTTAACTTATAGCCATCAGCCATTTCTCTTTCGT TCTGGGGCTAGCTCTGCTTTCCACGAAGCAATTGGGGACACTATTATTTACGCAGCAATGGCGACAAAGCATCGTCATAGGCTTGGATTTGTGAGTACAGGCAACAAAACTAACCCCAAAG atCTAGATATTATCAATCTTCTGCGGCAAGCTTTAGTGAAAATACCAATATTACCATTTAGTTTAGCCTTGGAAAAATGGCGTTGGGGTGTCATGGCAGGTCaaataaaaccaaatcaaTATAATCAAGCTTGGTGGAATCTTAAACTTAAATATCAAG GAATAGTTCCTCCGATCGAGCGCTCCGAAAAAGATTTTGATCCCGCAAGCAAATTTCACATAATTAGTAACACCCCTTACATAAG GTATTTTCTGAGTAGCGTCCTTCAAGTGCAAATTTTCCAAGCTCTGTGTGAAGCCAGTGGTCAAGGACCTCGTTTTGGAAAGCCACTCAACCAATGCGACATTTATGGATCGATCGAAGCCGGCAACCGCCTCAG AGAGATGATGTCGTTGGGTAGTAGTCATCCCTGGAATGTGGCACTCAAAGTCCTTACCCTCgaagaaaatccaaaaattgATGCGCAACCGTTGATGGACTACTACCAACCACTGCACGAGTGGTTGGTGATTGAAAATCGTAGATTAAATTACACAATCGGATTTGATTAa
- the LOC124321071 gene encoding high mobility group protein 20A-like isoform X1 gives MEGHHQQSNATNMHQQHTNPEPTTKNRSAGGGGAGKTSKKRKRNQDLGPGAPRQPVNGYVRFLNERREQVRAANPSAGFADIMKIMAQEWTQLPAEEKQKYMQAAEQDRQRYQKELQEYQQTEAYKSYVQQQQQQHVQQQLHLQQQQRQAMQATHQSQSQQQPAAHSSHSQVQAQPYIQQIQSYNPQLHIVQHMQPGQHQQHGDRSNNAAGHRPDGSGNQVGVFDIPIFTEEFLDHNKVRETELRQLRKASAEYEEQNSALRKHVETLQAAVSRLEAETEQQRRHSAALQHHLDSLRDVLANSFAHLPLPGYNETPTSQTVDNYMAHLRSIIQEGSPENAGLIAAARDIISRLNYSA, from the exons ATGGAAGGTCATCACCAGCAGTCTAATGCAACCAATATGCACCAGCAGCACACAAATCCAGAACCAACCACTAAAAATCGTAgtgcaggaggaggaggtgcaggcaaaacaagtaaaaagaggaaaaggaaTCAAGATCTTGGTCCAGGAGCCCCTCGTCAACCTGTTAATG GTTATGTACGGTTCCTAAACGAAAGAAGAGAACAAGTACGAGCTGCCAATCCAAGTGCAGGTTTTGCTGATATTATGAAAATAATGGCCCAAGAATGGACTCAACTACCTGctgaggaaaaacaaaaatatatgcAAGCTGCTGAACAGGACCGTCAACGCTATCAAAAAGAATTGCAAGAATATCAACAGACAGAAGCTTACAAAAGCTATgttcaacagcaacaacagcaacatgtTCAACAACAATTACatttgcaacaacaacaaagacaAGCTATGCAAGCTACTCATCAATCTCAGTCACAG CAACAACCGGCGGCACATTCATCTCACAGCCAAGTCCAGGCTCAGCCATACATTCAACAAATCCAGAGTTACAACCCCCAGTTGCATATTGTCCAACATATGCAGCCAGGGCAACATCAACAGCATGGCGATAGAAGTAACAATGCCGCTGGTCACCGTCCTGATGGGTCAGGAAATCAAGTCGGTGTGTTCGACATTCCCATCTTCACGGAAGAATTTCTCGATCACAACAAAG TCCGAGAAACAGAGCTGCGGCAGCTGCGGAAAGCTTCAGCCGAGTACGAGGAGCAGAATAGCGCCCTGCGGAAGCACGTCGAGACTCTTCAAGCGGCCGTCAGTCGACTGGAAGCGGAAACAGAGCAGCAGCGACGACACAGCGCCGCGCTACAGCATCACCTCGACAGCCTGCGCGATGTGCTGGCCAACAGTTTTGCCCATTTGCCCCTTCCAG gtTATAATGAGACTCCGACGTCACAAACGGTGGATAACTACATGGCCCATTTGCGCTCCATAATCCAGGAAGGATCGCCTGAAAATGCTGGATTGATTGCCGCCGCTCGCGATATCATATCGCGTCTGAATTATTCCGCCTAA
- the LOC124321071 gene encoding high mobility group protein 20A-like isoform X2, translating to MEGHHQQSNATNMHQQHTNPEPTTKNRSAGGGGAGKTSKKRKRNQDLGPGAPRQPVNGYVRFLNERREQVRAANPSAGFADIMKIMAQEWTQLPAEEKQKYMQAAEQDRQRYQKELQEYQQTEAYKSYVQQQQQQHVQQQLHLQQQQRQAMQATHQSQSQQQPAAHSSHSQVQAQPYIQQIQSYNPQLHIVQHMQPGQHQQHGDRSNNAAGHRPDGSGNQVGVFDIPIFTEEFLDHNKVRETELRQLRKASAEYEEQNSALRKHVETLQAAVSRLEAETEQQRRHSAALQHHLDSLRDVLANSFAHLPLPGEPTFRIYSDLRMDQIWKY from the exons ATGGAAGGTCATCACCAGCAGTCTAATGCAACCAATATGCACCAGCAGCACACAAATCCAGAACCAACCACTAAAAATCGTAgtgcaggaggaggaggtgcaggcaaaacaagtaaaaagaggaaaaggaaTCAAGATCTTGGTCCAGGAGCCCCTCGTCAACCTGTTAATG GTTATGTACGGTTCCTAAACGAAAGAAGAGAACAAGTACGAGCTGCCAATCCAAGTGCAGGTTTTGCTGATATTATGAAAATAATGGCCCAAGAATGGACTCAACTACCTGctgaggaaaaacaaaaatatatgcAAGCTGCTGAACAGGACCGTCAACGCTATCAAAAAGAATTGCAAGAATATCAACAGACAGAAGCTTACAAAAGCTATgttcaacagcaacaacagcaacatgtTCAACAACAATTACatttgcaacaacaacaaagacaAGCTATGCAAGCTACTCATCAATCTCAGTCACAG CAACAACCGGCGGCACATTCATCTCACAGCCAAGTCCAGGCTCAGCCATACATTCAACAAATCCAGAGTTACAACCCCCAGTTGCATATTGTCCAACATATGCAGCCAGGGCAACATCAACAGCATGGCGATAGAAGTAACAATGCCGCTGGTCACCGTCCTGATGGGTCAGGAAATCAAGTCGGTGTGTTCGACATTCCCATCTTCACGGAAGAATTTCTCGATCACAACAAAG TCCGAGAAACAGAGCTGCGGCAGCTGCGGAAAGCTTCAGCCGAGTACGAGGAGCAGAATAGCGCCCTGCGGAAGCACGTCGAGACTCTTCAAGCGGCCGTCAGTCGACTGGAAGCGGAAACAGAGCAGCAGCGACGACACAGCGCCGCGCTACAGCATCACCTCGACAGCCTGCGCGATGTGCTGGCCAACAGTTTTGCCCATTTGCCCCTTCCAGGTGAACCAACTTTCAGAATCTATTCAGATTTAAGAATGGACCAAATCTGGAAATACTAG
- the LOC124321071 gene encoding high mobility group protein 20A-like isoform X3, translating to MEGHHQQSNATNMHQQHTNPEPTTKNRSAGGGGAGKTSKKRKRNQDLGPGAPRQPVNGYVRFLNERREQVRAANPSAGFADIMKIMAQEWTQLPAEEKQKYMQAAEQDRQRYQKELQEYQQTEAYKSYVQQQQQQHVQQQLHLQQQQRQAMQATHQSQSQQQPAAHSSHSQVQAQPYIQQIQSYNPQLHIVQHMQPGQHQQHGDRSNNAAGHRPDGSGNQVGVFDIPIFTEEFLDHNKVSIAPMHGSGYSFLPITLKPFPSNPVMFDVAFQNDSIVDAKRAKLPMCHFLV from the exons ATGGAAGGTCATCACCAGCAGTCTAATGCAACCAATATGCACCAGCAGCACACAAATCCAGAACCAACCACTAAAAATCGTAgtgcaggaggaggaggtgcaggcaaaacaagtaaaaagaggaaaaggaaTCAAGATCTTGGTCCAGGAGCCCCTCGTCAACCTGTTAATG GTTATGTACGGTTCCTAAACGAAAGAAGAGAACAAGTACGAGCTGCCAATCCAAGTGCAGGTTTTGCTGATATTATGAAAATAATGGCCCAAGAATGGACTCAACTACCTGctgaggaaaaacaaaaatatatgcAAGCTGCTGAACAGGACCGTCAACGCTATCAAAAAGAATTGCAAGAATATCAACAGACAGAAGCTTACAAAAGCTATgttcaacagcaacaacagcaacatgtTCAACAACAATTACatttgcaacaacaacaaagacaAGCTATGCAAGCTACTCATCAATCTCAGTCACAG CAACAACCGGCGGCACATTCATCTCACAGCCAAGTCCAGGCTCAGCCATACATTCAACAAATCCAGAGTTACAACCCCCAGTTGCATATTGTCCAACATATGCAGCCAGGGCAACATCAACAGCATGGCGATAGAAGTAACAATGCCGCTGGTCACCGTCCTGATGGGTCAGGAAATCAAGTCGGTGTGTTCGACATTCCCATCTTCACGGAAGAATTTCTCGATCACAACAAAG TGAGCATTGCACCAATGCATGGGTCTGGCTATTCCTTCTTACCCATCACCTTGAAACCGTTTCCTTCTAACCCTGTTATGTTTGATGTGGCTTTTCAAAATGATTCAATAGTAGATGCTAAACGAGCTAAGCTGCCGATGTGTCATTTTCTCGTGTAG